A window of Armatimonadota bacterium contains these coding sequences:
- a CDS encoding NADH-quinone oxidoreductase subunit H, producing the protein MGYPLIVGIVQVLVVLLLSPLLEGVIRKLKARIHSRQGPPIIQPYLDLLKLLGKEDLRSTGSLMFRAAPVLVMAAVLLVALLIPMGAGVPLGGSSDLIVLLYILTLAGVGVMLVAFASGSPYAAVGGSREMMMMLTTEPVMAVALVVAALKAGTLRFDGMVAWQLAHHPYVSTVIAGAAFFLALQAQAGKLPFDIAEADQEIMGGPFIELSGPRLALMKWCFHMRLLLFSVLLVQVFVPWPDLGAAALNVVATLAKAFVVVVLVGLIDVVNPRLRIDQSMTYFARVIIFALAAIPFTMIGK; encoded by the coding sequence ATGGGTTACCCGCTGATAGTGGGCATCGTCCAGGTGCTGGTGGTGCTGCTGCTGTCACCCTTGCTGGAGGGGGTAATCCGCAAGCTCAAAGCGCGCATTCATTCGCGCCAGGGGCCGCCCATCATCCAGCCCTACCTGGACCTGCTGAAGCTTTTGGGCAAGGAGGACCTGCGTTCCACGGGGAGCCTGATGTTCCGCGCGGCCCCAGTGCTGGTGATGGCGGCGGTGCTGCTGGTCGCCCTGCTCATTCCCATGGGCGCCGGCGTTCCCTTGGGGGGATCGAGCGACCTCATCGTTCTGCTCTACATCCTGACGCTGGCGGGGGTGGGCGTCATGCTGGTCGCTTTCGCCTCGGGCAGCCCTTACGCCGCGGTCGGCGGCAGCCGGGAGATGATGATGATGCTCACCACCGAGCCGGTGATGGCGGTCGCGTTGGTGGTGGCGGCGCTCAAGGCGGGCACCCTGCGCTTCGACGGCATGGTCGCTTGGCAGCTCGCGCATCACCCCTACGTCTCCACCGTCATCGCCGGCGCCGCCTTCTTCCTGGCGCTGCAGGCGCAGGCCGGCAAGCTGCCCTTCGACATCGCCGAGGCTGATCAGGAGATCATGGGCGGGCCGTTCATCGAGCTCAGCGGGCCGCGGTTAGCGCTGATGAAGTGGTGCTTCCACATGCGGCTGCTGCTGTTCTCGGTGCTGCTGGTGCAGGTGTTCGTGCCGTGGCCGGACCTGGGGGCGGCGGCGCTCAACGTCGTCGCGACCCTGGCCAAAGCGTTCGTAGTGGTGGTGCTGGTGGGGCTGATAGATGTCGTCAATCCCCGGCTGCGCATTGACCAATCCATGACCTACTTCGCCCGCGTCATCATCTTCGCGCTGGCGGCGATTCCGTTTACGATGATCGGGAAGTGA
- a CDS encoding NADH-quinone oxidoreductase subunit C, whose protein sequence is MRTMYFSNNGLLAGIKQRAGRGFIESREPVDRTLYVRLDKEAIVPMADYLFNQVGARFLITAGTDRRQAHRGYEINHIFAMDEDHGYVCLVAEVDPNDAKIQSITPVVPGAGWSEREFQDLIGVEAEGHPDPRRLVLADDWPAGVHPLRRDVAYDLKPPADEGARVQLKEPPPGATVLPIGPFFPVLEEPAQLRLFVDGERVVGCDYRGFYNHRGIEKLGDTVLNYNEIPFIAERICGICGFIHSSCYCQAVEVAAGIEPPPRARYIRSLMLEIERVHSHLLWLGIATHIIGFDTLLMQSWRIREPIMWLCEQIAGNRKTYGMNIIGGVRRDIPKELHPKVLDVLDKIEKETLAVADALPGDSTLMLRLKDVGPLTYEHARAMCAVGPTVRGSGHPRDARVDHPYAAYPELEPKVCYHDEGDVLARTLVRVEETFESIRQIRKGLAEMPEGPLVTPIEDEIPAGLEGISMVEAPRGEAIHYVLTGDNNRPERWRVRAPTYPNLQCIPAMVQDQEIADVPITLGSIDPCFSCTERVEVVDVERAQTRVYSNDELLALSRGKSERRS, encoded by the coding sequence ATGAGAACGATGTATTTCTCAAATAACGGGCTGCTGGCCGGCATCAAGCAGCGCGCCGGCCGCGGGTTCATAGAGTCGCGCGAGCCGGTGGACCGCACCCTGTACGTGCGGCTCGACAAGGAAGCGATCGTGCCCATGGCGGACTATCTATTCAACCAGGTGGGCGCGCGCTTCCTGATTACGGCGGGCACCGACCGCCGCCAGGCCCACCGCGGTTACGAGATCAACCACATCTTCGCCATGGACGAAGACCACGGCTACGTGTGCCTAGTGGCTGAGGTTGATCCCAACGACGCGAAGATTCAATCCATCACGCCGGTGGTGCCGGGGGCGGGGTGGTCGGAGCGGGAGTTCCAGGATCTGATTGGGGTCGAGGCGGAGGGCCACCCCGACCCACGGCGGCTGGTATTGGCCGACGACTGGCCGGCGGGGGTGCACCCCCTGCGCAGGGACGTGGCGTACGACCTCAAACCGCCCGCCGACGAGGGGGCGCGGGTGCAATTGAAGGAGCCGCCGCCGGGGGCGACCGTGCTGCCCATCGGGCCGTTCTTCCCGGTGCTGGAGGAGCCCGCGCAGCTCCGCCTGTTCGTGGACGGGGAGCGGGTCGTCGGCTGCGACTACCGCGGGTTCTACAACCACCGCGGCATCGAGAAGCTGGGCGACACGGTCCTCAACTACAACGAGATCCCCTTCATCGCCGAGCGCATCTGCGGCATCTGCGGCTTCATCCATTCCAGTTGCTACTGCCAGGCGGTCGAAGTGGCGGCCGGCATCGAGCCGCCGCCCCGCGCGCGCTACATCCGCAGCCTAATGCTCGAGATCGAGCGCGTCCATTCCCACCTGCTGTGGCTGGGCATCGCCACCCACATCATCGGCTTCGACACCCTGCTCATGCAGAGCTGGCGCATCCGCGAGCCCATCATGTGGCTGTGCGAGCAGATCGCCGGCAACCGCAAGACCTACGGCATGAACATCATCGGCGGCGTGCGCCGCGACATTCCCAAGGAGCTTCACCCCAAGGTCCTCGACGTGCTCGACAAGATCGAGAAGGAAACGCTGGCGGTCGCCGACGCCCTGCCCGGCGACTCGACCCTCATGCTGCGGCTGAAGGACGTCGGCCCCCTGACCTATGAACACGCGCGGGCGATGTGTGCCGTCGGGCCGACGGTGCGCGGCTCGGGGCACCCGCGCGACGCGCGCGTGGATCATCCCTACGCCGCCTATCCCGAGCTCGAGCCCAAGGTCTGCTACCACGACGAGGGCGACGTGTTGGCGCGCACCCTGGTGCGGGTGGAGGAGACCTTCGAGTCCATCCGTCAGATTCGCAAGGGGCTGGCGGAGATGCCGGAGGGGCCGCTGGTGACGCCGATTGAGGACGAGATTCCCGCCGGCCTCGAGGGCATCAGCATGGTCGAGGCGCCGCGCGGCGAGGCCATCCACTACGTGCTGACCGGCGACAACAACCGCCCCGAGCGCTGGCGCGTGCGCGCGCCGACCTACCCCAACCTGCAGTGCATCCCGGCGATGGTGCAGGATCAGGAGATCGCCGACGTCCCCATCACCCTGGGGAGCATTGACCCCTGCTTCTCCTGCACCGAGCGGGTGGAGGTGGTGGACGTCGAGCGCGCGCAGACGCGGGTGTACAGCAACGACGAGCTGCTGGCGCTGTCGCGCGGGAAGAGCGAGCGGAGGAGCTAG
- a CDS encoding 4Fe-4S dicluster domain-containing protein, with product MFTSKLKEALICLRAGKVTLPYPLVPMESPEGFRGRVVIDVNRCIGCGGCAEVCPTRLIRVSDPSPEKRVLELELERCVHCGRCEEVCPEQAITLTREFETATNDSHQLRIRAEIFMGPCQRCGRCYIPPTALDEMQVTGFRQPQPEPERQAEAR from the coding sequence ATGTTCACGAGCAAGCTCAAGGAAGCGCTCATCTGCCTGCGCGCGGGGAAGGTCACGCTGCCCTATCCGCTGGTGCCGATGGAGAGCCCGGAGGGCTTTCGCGGGCGGGTGGTGATAGACGTCAACCGGTGCATCGGCTGCGGCGGCTGCGCCGAGGTCTGTCCGACGCGTCTCATCCGCGTCTCCGATCCGTCGCCGGAGAAGCGCGTGCTGGAGCTCGAGCTGGAGCGCTGCGTCCACTGCGGACGCTGCGAGGAGGTGTGCCCGGAGCAGGCGATCACCCTCACGCGCGAGTTCGAGACCGCCACCAACGACAGCCACCAGTTGCGCATTCGCGCCGAGATCTTCATGGGTCCCTGCCAGCGCTGCGGGCGCTGCTATATCCCGCCCACCGCGCTCGACGAGATGCAGGTCACCGGCTTCCGCCAGCCGCAGCCGGAACCGGAGCGGCAGGCGGAAGCCAGGTAG